Proteins encoded by one window of bacterium:
- the selA gene encoding L-seryl-tRNA(Sec) selenium transferase, producing the protein MPDSRGLRSLPSVASLLASDAARAFLRSHPRAVVVEALREVVAAARAAVGEEPAPLSRETWTGRILSMLPGEIASRESLPMRRVINAAGIVVHTNLGRAPLPGEALAAVLETARGYSNLEFDLATGERSSRLSHVEGMLRALTGAECAHVVNNNAAAVLLCLAGHARGREVIVSRGELVEIGGSFRIPDILAESGARLVEVGTTNRTRLSDYENAVTGQTALLLKVHPSNFSIHGFTEAVRTADLVRLGERAGIPVMEDQGSGALIDLAAHGIPGAVSLRQALSVGPGIVTASGDKLLGGPQAGIILGKEELVAPLKKHPLSRAFRVDKMCLAALSAVLRLHADEIRARDRVPVLRMLLEPEERVRSRARRLVRAIRGSGSGLSLAVERGGTSPGGGALPDIFLPTALVAVSHPGIPEAMLEERLRRGTPPVVARVGKGKVLLDLRTVRDDEVPELAAAVSAIDRPPCDG; encoded by the coding sequence ATGCCCGATTCCAGGGGACTCCGCAGCCTGCCTTCCGTCGCATCCCTGTTGGCGAGCGACGCCGCCCGTGCGTTCCTGCGATCCCATCCCCGCGCCGTCGTGGTAGAGGCTCTCCGCGAGGTCGTCGCCGCCGCGCGCGCCGCCGTCGGCGAGGAACCGGCGCCGCTCTCGCGCGAGACGTGGACCGGTCGGATCCTCTCGATGCTGCCGGGAGAGATCGCGTCGAGGGAATCCCTCCCGATGCGCCGGGTGATCAACGCCGCCGGGATCGTCGTCCACACCAACCTCGGGCGTGCGCCGTTGCCTGGAGAGGCCCTCGCCGCGGTCCTCGAAACCGCACGGGGGTATTCGAACCTCGAGTTCGACCTCGCCACGGGGGAACGATCGTCCCGCCTCTCGCACGTCGAGGGGATGCTGCGCGCCCTGACCGGCGCCGAGTGCGCCCACGTCGTCAACAACAACGCCGCCGCGGTGCTTCTCTGTCTCGCGGGCCACGCCCGGGGGCGGGAAGTGATCGTCAGCCGGGGCGAGCTGGTCGAGATCGGCGGGTCGTTCCGGATCCCCGACATCCTGGCGGAGAGCGGCGCACGGCTGGTGGAGGTGGGTACCACGAACCGGACGCGCCTTTCCGATTACGAGAACGCCGTCACGGGGCAGACCGCGCTCCTGCTCAAGGTCCACCCTTCCAACTTCTCCATTCACGGGTTCACCGAGGCGGTCCGTACCGCCGACCTCGTCCGCCTCGGCGAGCGCGCGGGGATCCCGGTCATGGAGGACCAGGGATCGGGCGCGCTGATCGATCTCGCCGCGCACGGCATCCCCGGCGCGGTTTCCCTGCGGCAGGCCCTGTCCGTCGGCCCGGGGATCGTTACCGCGAGCGGGGACAAGCTCCTGGGGGGACCGCAGGCGGGCATCATCCTCGGGAAGGAAGAACTGGTCGCGCCGCTGAAGAAGCACCCGCTCTCCCGGGCGTTCCGCGTCGACAAGATGTGCCTCGCCGCGCTCTCGGCGGTCCTTCGCCTCCATGCGGACGAAATCAGGGCGCGGGACCGGGTCCCTGTCCTCCGGATGCTCCTCGAGCCCGAGGAACGGGTGCGCTCCAGGGCGCGCCGCCTCGTGCGGGCGATCCGCGGCTCCGGGTCCGGACTGTCTCTCGCCGTCGAGCGCGGTGGAACCTCCCCCGGCGGCGGCGCCCTTCCCGACATTTTCCTTCCTACCGCCCTCGTCGCCGTTTCGCATCCGGGGATTCCGGAAGCGATGCTCGAGGAGAGATTGCGCCGCGGGACGCCACCCGTGGTCGCCCGGGTCGGGAAAGGGAAGGTGCTCCTCGATCTGCGGACCGTCCGGGACGACGAGGTTCCGGAACTCGCCGCGGCCGTGTCCGCCATTGACCGACCCCCGTGCGATGGGTAG
- a CDS encoding STAS domain-containing protein produces MSPHKTIRIREEGDTLVVSVGGYLNSLLGEEVEKVVRAKLDVGGRLILLNFEGTRLVNSIGISFVIGIVEKVMEQDGRMAFCEVSRINRDLFRVTGLAKYVRSFETEKEALDYLSGNA; encoded by the coding sequence ATGTCTCCACACAAGACGATCCGCATCCGTGAAGAGGGAGACACCCTGGTGGTGTCCGTCGGCGGGTACCTGAACAGCCTGCTGGGCGAGGAGGTCGAGAAGGTCGTCCGTGCGAAGCTCGACGTCGGGGGCCGCCTGATCCTGCTGAACTTCGAGGGTACGCGGCTGGTCAACAGCATCGGGATCTCGTTCGTCATCGGGATCGTCGAAAAGGTGATGGAGCAGGACGGCCGGATGGCTTTCTGCGAGGTGAGCCGGATCAACCGCGACCTGTTCCGGGTCACGGGGCTGGCGAAATACGTCCGTTCCTTCGAGACCGAGAAGGAGGCCCTCGACTATCTGTCGGGAAACGCCTGA
- a CDS encoding TIGR03936 family radical SAM-associated protein, whose protein sequence is MREIPPSIRKPSRYSGGEVRPPSIAWDEARVRVLLAFPDVYEIGMSHLGILLLREILSARPGTLCDRVFAPWTDYEEHLRAAGLPLASLESGKPAGEFDLLGFSLCYELTYTNVLAMLDLSGIPLLSKERSEEHPIVVAGGVCTLNPAPVAPFFDALLVGDGEEAVLEIVALVEERKKGGGSRADLLSRLSQIAGVYVPGISRGVKRRVLADLDRSPLPPAPILPAMRVVHDRLSVEISRGCTRGCRFCQAGYAYRPVRERDPVALLRYLQEEAPRTGYDEVGLLSLSAADYSCIDRLVTEAMEALAPSNVSLSLPSLRLDALRENTVRQIRKVRKSGFTLAPEAGTERLRRSVNKEIPDDDVLKTAEWIFGNGWNTLKLYFMVGLPGETADDVRAIGALAGRVAAIARRHGKRASVTVSVSSFIPKPHTPFQWERQIGREEVQERVRMLRDALGRNRHAELKFHSPEISALEGVFSRGDDRLPGVIARAFRNGARFDAWTETFRPDAWKRAFEDEGVDPLEYLRERDPRDPLPWDFVDAGIDREFLLSERGKARAGETTPDCRTGSCSSCGACPPGLSNITYPGRLGEPATTEQEVEGPPSAAAAAAPRYIVRLSYAKEGPAKYLSGLEIQSLWGRVFRRAGLPLAYSHGFNPSPKLSLSPALAVGAESRAEFLEAEFNLPVPAADVPGKLAPHLPAGIRVTGASGVPPGSPRLSDFDIASDWILRPLPPFLLPKEVTPELAGERLAAFRAADRHILVLTREDRTSEIDLKPIVRTFGVNPDGIFVTIIQGTGKGVRPLEAAASLLGVPLSPERFIPGKVSAVLIPRRG, encoded by the coding sequence ATGCGCGAAATACCTCCATCCATAAGGAAACCGTCCCGGTACAGCGGCGGCGAGGTCCGTCCTCCCTCCATCGCGTGGGACGAAGCGCGCGTGCGCGTGCTGCTCGCCTTTCCGGACGTGTACGAGATCGGGATGTCGCACCTCGGGATCCTGCTCCTGCGCGAGATCCTCTCCGCCCGGCCCGGGACCCTCTGCGACCGCGTCTTCGCGCCGTGGACCGACTACGAGGAGCATCTGCGCGCCGCCGGGCTGCCGCTCGCATCGCTCGAATCCGGGAAACCCGCCGGGGAGTTCGACCTGCTCGGGTTTTCCCTGTGCTACGAACTCACCTACACGAACGTCCTCGCGATGCTCGACCTGTCCGGGATCCCCCTCCTGTCGAAGGAGCGGTCGGAGGAGCACCCGATCGTGGTGGCCGGGGGCGTGTGCACGCTGAACCCCGCGCCCGTCGCCCCGTTCTTCGACGCCCTCCTCGTCGGGGACGGAGAAGAGGCGGTCCTCGAGATCGTCGCCCTCGTCGAGGAGCGGAAGAAAGGAGGCGGATCCCGTGCGGATCTCCTCTCCCGGCTCTCGCAAATCGCGGGGGTGTACGTCCCGGGGATCTCGCGGGGAGTGAAGCGGCGGGTCCTTGCGGACCTCGACCGGTCTCCCCTGCCGCCCGCCCCGATCCTGCCGGCGATGCGCGTTGTCCATGACCGCCTGAGCGTCGAGATCTCCCGGGGGTGCACGAGGGGGTGCCGTTTCTGCCAGGCGGGATACGCCTACCGTCCGGTGCGGGAGCGCGACCCGGTCGCCCTGCTGCGATACCTCCAGGAGGAGGCTCCCAGGACGGGATACGACGAGGTGGGGCTGCTGTCGCTGTCCGCCGCCGACTACAGCTGCATCGACCGGCTCGTCACGGAGGCGATGGAGGCGCTCGCCCCTTCGAACGTATCGCTCTCCCTCCCCTCGCTTCGGCTGGACGCATTGCGGGAGAACACGGTCCGGCAGATCCGGAAGGTGCGCAAGTCGGGCTTCACGCTCGCGCCGGAAGCGGGAACGGAACGGCTTCGCCGGTCGGTCAACAAGGAGATTCCGGACGACGACGTCCTGAAGACGGCCGAGTGGATCTTCGGGAACGGCTGGAACACCCTCAAGCTCTACTTCATGGTCGGCCTGCCCGGGGAAACGGCGGACGACGTCCGGGCCATCGGGGCGCTGGCCGGCCGGGTCGCCGCGATCGCGCGTCGCCACGGGAAGCGCGCCTCGGTGACGGTGAGCGTTTCCTCCTTCATCCCGAAGCCGCACACCCCGTTCCAGTGGGAGCGGCAGATCGGCCGCGAGGAGGTCCAGGAACGGGTCCGCATGCTGCGGGACGCGCTGGGACGGAACCGCCACGCGGAGTTGAAATTCCACTCCCCGGAGATTTCCGCGCTCGAGGGAGTCTTCTCGCGGGGGGACGACCGGCTGCCGGGAGTGATCGCGCGGGCGTTCCGGAACGGGGCGCGCTTCGATGCGTGGACGGAGACGTTCCGTCCCGATGCATGGAAGCGGGCGTTCGAGGACGAGGGAGTCGATCCGCTGGAATACCTGCGGGAACGCGACCCGCGGGATCCGCTCCCCTGGGATTTCGTCGACGCCGGCATCGACCGGGAGTTTCTCCTCTCCGAGCGCGGGAAGGCCCGTGCGGGAGAGACGACGCCCGATTGCCGCACCGGGAGCTGCTCATCCTGCGGGGCTTGTCCTCCGGGGCTGTCGAACATCACGTACCCCGGACGGCTCGGGGAACCCGCGACGACGGAACAGGAGGTCGAGGGTCCCCCGTCCGCGGCGGCGGCCGCCGCGCCGCGGTACATCGTCCGCCTCTCCTACGCCAAGGAGGGACCCGCGAAATACCTGAGCGGCCTGGAGATCCAGTCCCTGTGGGGTCGGGTATTCCGGCGGGCCGGCTTGCCGCTGGCGTACAGCCACGGGTTCAACCCGTCGCCGAAACTCTCCCTTTCCCCCGCCCTCGCCGTGGGGGCGGAGAGCAGGGCGGAATTTCTCGAGGCCGAGTTCAATCTCCCGGTCCCGGCCGCGGACGTGCCGGGAAAATTGGCCCCGCACCTTCCCGCGGGGATCCGCGTCACCGGGGCTTCGGGCGTCCCGCCGGGATCCCCCCGGCTGTCCGACTTCGACATCGCCTCCGACTGGATCCTCCGTCCGCTTCCGCCGTTTCTCCTGCCGAAGGAGGTCACGCCGGAGCTGGCCGGGGAGCGCCTCGCCGCGTTCCGCGCGGCGGACCGGCACATCCTCGTCCTCACGCGGGAGGACCGGACCTCCGAGATCGACCTGAAGCCGATCGTCCGCACGTTCGGGGTGAACCCGGACGGCATCTTCGTTACAATCATCCAGGGCACAGGAAAGGGCGTCCGGCCGCTGGAGGCCGCCGCCTCCCTGCTGGGGGTGCCCCTGTCCCCCGAGCGGTTCATTCCGGGAAAGGTGTCGGCGGTGCTGATCCCCCGCCGCGGGTAG
- a CDS encoding ATP-binding protein codes for MRLFGTMGAEASFREEDFFGREVELSALTRAAMEGSRGIGSSFMIYGPPNIGKTSLLLKLAKVLGTSADGAGLPRPFPLYFSFSQILSHPLALSQHFLQEFLSQLLRFLGDERPSAFDPAAMCDRLASLGVTGCREVLAAHERYTAEGDGLSALVNALSFPFSASGELFYPVFLFDDFQYTGKLQGVPEGAMLSILRPYIKSGHFPMFLSGSSPGRVTAALKREGLFGTFQMIEVGGLSTESSVRLWGYLCERRRVAIPASLLPRASERLGGIPAYQRMLVEEIFFRSANVPDAVALENLYALSVTEGRLNRYWREFFENTFPDRARRGRAIRFLKRVLCDRFPLDTVEGAISLMGASDEEGEALLSALEFKGLLKADLDQLTFIGDPVLADFLYWAYERGVLGKGTSQVAAAIVQARLSRTAPESGQGGGHARRVSIVKELMRKWDLREVPLLLLDFGKFREKFGGKGLLEVVIGMEHEAVRVRLPKVSSVSTGYRASRGGPRFDFDLVAYGFLEGDFSEENLVIWAVDAVVEKNLGTRAVEHFENRCRLLALEKGLPNDRLRKWMIINETAEPAAVDLASGYGIHLSHPTQLRLFLNQFGLEELEREPDSSRPAATEAQRAGKTVEYELVLPIKADSEVVAARVAEEVAAFADVDADTVDRIKMAIIEACINAFEHSASESGKVRLRYLLSPGKFELFVQDDGKGFGAGKKPEESKKNRGWGLKLIRELVDDVEIITGPDGTIVRMVKNLGADPADPGHATEEEGGSASPGER; via the coding sequence TTGCGTCTTTTCGGCACCATGGGGGCGGAAGCTTCCTTTCGGGAAGAAGATTTTTTCGGACGCGAGGTCGAACTCTCCGCCCTGACGCGCGCAGCGATGGAGGGGAGCCGGGGCATCGGTTCCTCCTTCATGATCTACGGACCGCCCAACATCGGCAAGACGTCGTTGCTACTCAAGCTGGCGAAGGTGCTGGGGACATCCGCCGACGGGGCAGGACTTCCCCGCCCGTTCCCGCTCTACTTTTCCTTCAGCCAGATCCTGTCGCACCCACTGGCGCTCTCCCAGCATTTCCTGCAGGAGTTTCTCTCGCAACTGCTCCGGTTCCTCGGGGACGAGCGTCCTTCGGCCTTCGACCCCGCGGCGATGTGCGACCGCCTGGCCTCCCTGGGCGTCACGGGGTGCCGCGAGGTTCTCGCCGCCCACGAGCGGTACACCGCCGAGGGGGACGGCCTCTCCGCGCTCGTGAACGCCCTCTCGTTCCCGTTCTCGGCGTCGGGGGAGCTCTTCTACCCGGTGTTCCTCTTCGACGACTTCCAGTATACGGGGAAACTGCAGGGCGTGCCCGAGGGTGCGATGCTTTCCATCCTTCGCCCCTACATCAAGTCCGGCCACTTCCCGATGTTCCTCTCGGGCTCCTCGCCCGGGCGCGTCACCGCGGCCCTCAAGCGCGAGGGGCTCTTCGGCACGTTCCAGATGATCGAAGTGGGCGGGCTTTCGACCGAGTCCTCCGTCCGCCTGTGGGGGTACCTGTGCGAGCGGCGCAGGGTCGCCATCCCGGCGTCCCTCCTCCCGCGCGCTTCCGAGCGGCTCGGCGGGATCCCCGCCTACCAGCGGATGCTCGTGGAGGAGATCTTCTTCCGGAGCGCGAACGTCCCCGACGCGGTCGCCCTCGAGAACCTTTACGCCCTCTCCGTCACGGAGGGGAGGCTGAACCGGTACTGGAGAGAGTTCTTCGAGAACACCTTCCCGGACCGCGCGCGGCGCGGACGGGCGATCCGGTTCCTCAAGCGCGTGCTGTGCGACCGGTTCCCGCTCGACACGGTGGAAGGCGCGATCTCCCTGATGGGGGCATCCGACGAGGAGGGGGAAGCCCTCCTCTCCGCCCTCGAGTTCAAGGGACTCCTCAAGGCCGACCTCGATCAACTCACCTTCATCGGGGACCCGGTGCTGGCCGATTTCCTGTACTGGGCGTACGAGCGCGGGGTCCTCGGGAAGGGGACGTCGCAGGTGGCCGCGGCGATCGTGCAGGCGCGTCTCTCGCGGACGGCGCCCGAGTCGGGGCAGGGGGGAGGGCACGCGCGCCGCGTCTCGATCGTGAAGGAGCTGATGCGGAAATGGGACCTGCGGGAGGTGCCGCTCCTGCTCCTCGATTTCGGGAAGTTCCGCGAAAAGTTCGGAGGGAAGGGGCTGCTCGAGGTCGTCATCGGGATGGAGCACGAGGCGGTGCGGGTCCGGCTGCCGAAGGTGTCCTCGGTCTCGACGGGGTACCGCGCGAGCCGGGGGGGGCCGCGCTTCGACTTCGACCTGGTCGCGTACGGGTTCCTCGAGGGCGACTTCTCCGAGGAGAACCTCGTCATCTGGGCGGTCGACGCCGTGGTCGAAAAGAACCTCGGGACCCGCGCCGTGGAGCATTTCGAGAACCGGTGCCGCCTGCTTGCGTTGGAAAAAGGGCTGCCGAACGATCGGCTCCGGAAGTGGATGATCATCAACGAGACGGCGGAGCCGGCCGCGGTCGACCTGGCGTCGGGGTACGGCATCCACCTGTCCCACCCGACGCAGTTGCGGCTCTTCCTCAACCAGTTCGGGCTCGAGGAGCTGGAGCGGGAGCCCGATTCCTCCCGCCCCGCGGCCACGGAGGCGCAGCGCGCCGGGAAGACGGTGGAGTACGAGCTGGTCCTTCCGATCAAGGCCGACTCCGAGGTGGTCGCGGCGCGGGTCGCGGAAGAGGTGGCGGCCTTCGCCGACGTCGACGCCGACACCGTGGACCGCATCAAGATGGCGATCATCGAGGCGTGCATCAACGCCTTCGAGCACAGCGCCTCCGAGTCGGGGAAGGTCCGGTTGCGGTACCTGCTCTCCCCCGGCAAGTTCGAGCTCTTCGTGCAGGACGACGGCAAGGGGTTCGGGGCCGGGAAGAAGCCGGAGGAGTCGAAGAAGAACCGGGGATGGGGACTGAAACTGATCCGGGAGCTGGTCGACGACGTCGAGATCATCACGGGGCCGGACGGCACCATCGTCCGCATGGTAAAGAATCTCGGGGCGGATCCCGCGGATCCGGGGCACGCCACGGAAGAGGAAGGGGGCTCCGCGTCCCCCGGGGAGAGATAG
- a CDS encoding sugar phosphate isomerase/epimerase family protein, giving the protein MPWVIHSTVPYPMLKEPGMPRMLSDAGVGPEIYLSAATLDAITPAEAETVAETLREAGIRSLSFHAPFEDVWPGARDEEARRFAVRRISGAIALSPVFRPAGIVLHGGYYDWLFDFQPEKWFVPARRSFGELAEAAEKAGTELFVENVFDEIPDHLLRLREAVGSPRLHFCFDPGHATLFSRVPVHKWAEAFGEGIRLMHVHDNRGRRDDHLPVGEGGINFRGVLLAVRDAGAHPILTVEPHRRDHFPRSVAGLRAILAALP; this is encoded by the coding sequence ATGCCCTGGGTCATCCATTCCACCGTCCCCTACCCCATGCTGAAGGAGCCGGGCATGCCGCGGATGCTGTCGGACGCCGGCGTCGGGCCGGAGATCTATCTCTCGGCGGCGACTCTCGACGCGATCACCCCGGCCGAGGCGGAAACCGTCGCGGAGACCCTCCGGGAAGCGGGGATCCGCTCCCTGTCGTTCCATGCCCCCTTCGAGGACGTTTGGCCCGGCGCGCGCGACGAGGAGGCACGGCGGTTCGCCGTGCGCCGCATCTCGGGCGCGATCGCCCTTTCCCCGGTCTTCCGCCCCGCCGGGATCGTTCTCCACGGCGGATATTACGACTGGCTCTTCGACTTCCAGCCCGAGAAGTGGTTCGTCCCGGCCCGGCGCTCGTTCGGGGAACTCGCCGAAGCGGCGGAAAAGGCGGGAACGGAACTGTTCGTGGAGAACGTATTCGACGAGATCCCCGACCACCTGCTCCGCCTGCGGGAGGCGGTGGGGTCTCCCCGCCTCCACTTCTGCTTCGACCCGGGACACGCGACGCTCTTCTCCCGCGTGCCGGTCCACAAGTGGGCGGAGGCGTTCGGGGAGGGGATCCGGCTGATGCACGTCCACGACAACCGGGGACGCAGGGACGATCACCTCCCTGTGGGAGAAGGGGGGATCAATTTCCGCGGGGTGCTGCTGGCGGTGAGGGACGCGGGAGCCCACCCGATCCTCACGGTGGAACCGCACCGCAGGGATCACTTCCCGCGCAGCGTGGCGGGGCTTCGAGCGATACTCGCGGCGCTCCCCTGA
- a CDS encoding GntR family transcriptional regulator — MTLRERIVETIRNAIVNGQLAPGTRIAEPELADKFGISRTPIREAFRQLESEGFITVVPRKGAIVASLSPQDIADFYDLKMVLEGYAARCAVETLKEIDLTKMETVNRQIEAASQKKDLRRLLDLHNEFHDIFLRSCGNEKLHAIVQNLVMQFRRFRLILSMPGRIEGSIRQHWEIIEAFRKRDPELAEELVRKNALYGKKLLLRELAKA; from the coding sequence ATGACCCTCCGCGAACGAATCGTCGAGACGATCCGCAACGCCATCGTCAACGGCCAACTGGCCCCCGGCACCCGAATCGCGGAACCGGAGCTGGCCGACAAGTTCGGGATCAGCCGTACGCCGATCCGGGAGGCGTTCCGTCAGCTGGAGTCGGAGGGTTTCATCACCGTGGTCCCGCGCAAGGGGGCGATCGTCGCCTCGCTGTCGCCGCAGGACATCGCCGACTTCTACGACCTGAAGATGGTCCTGGAGGGGTACGCGGCGCGGTGCGCCGTTGAAACCCTCAAGGAGATCGACCTGACGAAGATGGAGACGGTCAACCGGCAGATCGAGGCCGCGTCGCAGAAGAAGGACCTTCGCCGGCTGCTCGACCTGCACAACGAATTCCACGACATCTTCCTGCGCTCGTGCGGGAACGAGAAGCTCCATGCGATCGTGCAGAACCTGGTCATGCAGTTCCGGCGCTTCCGCCTGATCCTCTCCATGCCGGGAAGGATCGAAGGATCGATCCGGCAGCATTGGGAGATCATCGAGGCGTTCCGCAAGCGTGACCCGGAGCTCGCCGAGGAGCTCGTGCGCAAGAACGCCCTCTACGGCAAGAAACTCCTTCTGCGGGAACTGGCGAAGGCCTGA
- a CDS encoding HNH endonuclease, protein MLNSSVLVLNRGYFPVHVTNARRAFCLLYSGLARAINEQYETFDYPSWSALAVAAGDPAVGIVGRAVRIPRVVVLVAYDRVPRRNVRFSRRNIFVRDRNTCQYCGKPFPSSELNLDHVVPRSQGGKTSWENIVCSCIPCNKRKGGNRPEETGMRLVSVPRTPRWSPEFAFSLRTPIHREWVPFLNVVDFTYWNLELKD, encoded by the coding sequence ATGCTGAACTCCAGCGTTCTCGTTCTCAACCGGGGGTACTTCCCGGTCCACGTCACGAACGCGCGCCGGGCCTTCTGCCTGCTGTACTCCGGGCTTGCACGGGCGATCAACGAGCAGTACGAGACGTTCGACTACCCCTCGTGGAGCGCCCTCGCGGTGGCCGCCGGGGACCCCGCCGTCGGCATCGTGGGAAGGGCGGTCCGGATCCCCCGCGTGGTGGTCCTCGTCGCGTACGACCGGGTTCCGCGGCGCAACGTCCGGTTCAGCCGGCGCAACATCTTCGTCCGGGACCGCAATACCTGCCAGTATTGCGGGAAGCCGTTCCCCAGCAGCGAGCTCAACCTGGACCACGTGGTGCCCCGTTCCCAGGGAGGAAAAACCAGCTGGGAAAACATCGTCTGCAGCTGCATCCCCTGCAACAAGCGGAAAGGCGGGAATCGCCCCGAGGAGACCGGGATGCGGCTGGTCTCCGTCCCAAGGACGCCCCGCTGGTCGCCGGAGTTCGCCTTTTCCCTGCGGACTCCCATCCACAGGGAATGGGTTCCGTTCCTCAACGTGGTCGACTTCACGTATTGGAACCTCGAACTCAAGGATTGA
- the aroE gene encoding shikimate dehydrogenase, with the protein MGSVPQRGRLHVLEPRTQGLKPHPPGGRGAASSSLLFVVGHPVSHSLSPAMHNGVIARLGLPLHYVPIDLPPGHLRGFLRIVRVGNFLGGNVTIPYKEEAAALADTRSDAVEVCGAANTLVVRQGKLHGENTDGAGFLDALDAAGWGRRFRRVVLLGAGGAARGIAFALGSAGAREIVLLNRHPRRAEGVVRLLSGRYPAIDFIGGDLRPPTLQEEFRGADLIVQCTSLGLRGDWEDFPIKCVQKSSCFADIVYRPGGTDLVRRLRARGVKTMGGLPMLAYQAARSFALWTGRDVPGEAFRKLAVRALKL; encoded by the coding sequence ATGGGTTCCGTTCCTCAACGTGGTCGACTTCACGTATTGGAACCTCGAACTCAAGGATTGAAGCCGCATCCTCCAGGCGGGAGGGGTGCGGCTTCGTCCTCCCTCCTCTTCGTGGTCGGGCACCCGGTATCGCATTCCCTGAGCCCCGCGATGCACAACGGGGTCATCGCCCGCCTGGGCCTTCCTCTCCACTACGTTCCGATCGACCTCCCCCCCGGACATCTCCGCGGCTTCCTTCGGATCGTCCGCGTGGGGAACTTCCTCGGGGGGAACGTCACGATCCCCTACAAGGAGGAAGCCGCCGCGCTGGCGGACACGCGTTCGGATGCGGTGGAGGTCTGCGGCGCGGCGAACACCCTGGTGGTCCGGCAAGGGAAACTCCACGGGGAGAACACGGACGGGGCGGGATTCCTCGACGCCCTCGATGCGGCGGGATGGGGACGTCGATTCCGCCGCGTCGTCCTCCTCGGCGCCGGCGGGGCGGCCCGCGGCATCGCATTTGCCCTCGGGAGCGCGGGCGCCCGGGAGATCGTCCTGCTGAACCGGCACCCCCGCCGGGCGGAAGGCGTCGTTCGGCTCCTTTCCGGGCGATATCCCGCGATCGATTTTATCGGCGGCGATCTCCGGCCGCCGACCCTCCAGGAGGAGTTCCGGGGAGCGGACCTCATCGTACAATGCACCTCGCTCGGCCTGAGGGGGGATTGGGAAGATTTCCCGATAAAATGTGTACAGAAATCGTCATGCTTCGCCGATATAGTCTACCGGCCGGGTGGAACGGACCTGGTCCGGCGGCTTCGGGCACGGGGGGTCAAGACGATGGGGGGGCTCCCGATGCTGGCGTACCAGGCCGCGCGCAGTTTCGCCCTTTGGA